One genomic segment of Pseudomonadota bacterium includes these proteins:
- the rlmKL gene encoding bifunctional 23S rRNA (guanine(2069)-N(7))-methyltransferase RlmK/23S rRNA (guanine(2445)-N(2))-methyltransferase RlmL, which yields MDVNPTTYRFVASSPRGFGDLLAAELRTFGAADVRERALGVEFSAPLSVAYRACLESRVASRVFLVVSEFNAPTDATFYDAIRAIDWRAHIDPARTLACDFTGKHPEITHTRFGTLRLKDGICDQLRDATGSRPDIATDRPAVRVHAHANGPKVTVSIDLSGEGLHRRGYRAQAGEAPLRENLAAGILLRAGWPEKSKTAAEFLDPMCGSGTLVIEAAMIAARVAPNARRQYFGFFGWVGHDRAAWEAAKGDVLAREVKPTLRLRGVDADARVLAAARENAARAGLGELITFTSGQLADAAPAGEGAGFLATNPPYGVRLEDRDTARALMKQLGEVLRAHFGGWDAAVLAGSPDAGLELGLRAERVHTVLNGAIECRLLRLHVSAASEKQMLHTGRNARIDESLAESPGSKMFGNRLAKNIKQLKSWAQREQVGCYRLYDADMPEYSFAIDRYAESGSGEVWLYVQEYAAPKTIEAEAVQRRRSEALAALPAATGVPNDRIHLRQRRRTVRGEQYEKLGSDEDYHLVEEGGLKFWVNFSDYLDTGLFLDHRITRQRLGAAAQGKRFLNLFAYTGSATVYAAAGRARSTTTIDMSATYLDWAQRNLAVNGFSGDQHEFIQGDCIAWLEHAVEERYLFDLVFLDPPTFSNSKRMEDILDVQRDHALLIDRCMALLAPGGKLVFSNNAQKFKLDGMLGERYKVTDISRATLPKDFERNPRIHQCYELESRS from the coding sequence GTGGACGTAAACCCCACCACGTATCGTTTCGTGGCTTCGAGCCCGCGCGGGTTCGGCGATCTGCTCGCGGCCGAGCTGCGCACCTTCGGCGCCGCCGACGTGCGCGAACGGGCGCTGGGCGTGGAGTTCTCCGCGCCGCTTTCGGTGGCCTATCGCGCCTGCCTGGAATCGCGCGTAGCGAGCCGGGTGTTCCTGGTGGTCTCCGAGTTCAACGCGCCGACCGACGCCACGTTCTACGACGCGATTCGCGCGATCGACTGGCGCGCGCACATCGACCCCGCGCGCACGCTGGCCTGCGACTTCACCGGCAAACATCCCGAGATCACGCACACGCGTTTTGGCACGCTGCGCCTCAAGGACGGCATCTGCGATCAACTGCGCGATGCCACGGGATCGCGGCCCGACATCGCCACCGATCGTCCGGCAGTGCGCGTGCACGCGCACGCAAACGGGCCGAAGGTGACGGTATCCATCGACCTGTCCGGCGAAGGCCTGCATCGCCGCGGATATCGCGCGCAGGCCGGCGAAGCGCCGTTGCGCGAAAACCTCGCCGCGGGGATCCTGCTGCGCGCCGGATGGCCCGAGAAATCGAAAACCGCGGCGGAGTTTCTCGACCCGATGTGCGGCTCCGGCACGCTGGTCATCGAAGCCGCGATGATCGCGGCTCGTGTGGCGCCGAACGCGCGCCGGCAGTATTTCGGCTTCTTCGGCTGGGTCGGGCACGACCGGGCCGCGTGGGAAGCCGCCAAAGGCGACGTGCTGGCGCGCGAAGTGAAACCCACGCTGCGGCTGCGCGGCGTCGATGCGGATGCGCGTGTTCTCGCCGCGGCGCGTGAGAACGCCGCGCGCGCGGGATTGGGCGAGCTCATCACGTTCACGAGTGGCCAGCTGGCCGACGCCGCGCCGGCCGGCGAGGGCGCGGGTTTCCTAGCCACCAATCCGCCGTACGGTGTACGCCTCGAAGATCGCGATACGGCGCGGGCCCTGATGAAGCAGTTAGGCGAAGTGTTGCGCGCCCACTTCGGCGGCTGGGACGCGGCAGTGCTGGCGGGTTCGCCCGACGCGGGCCTCGAGCTGGGACTGCGCGCCGAGCGCGTCCACACGGTATTGAACGGCGCGATCGAATGCCGGCTGCTGCGGCTGCATGTCTCGGCGGCGAGCGAAAAGCAGATGCTGCACACCGGCCGCAATGCGCGCATCGATGAATCGCTGGCGGAATCGCCTGGCTCGAAGATGTTCGGCAATCGCCTCGCCAAGAACATCAAGCAGTTGAAAAGCTGGGCGCAGCGCGAGCAGGTCGGTTGTTACCGTCTCTACGACGCCGACATGCCCGAGTACTCCTTCGCCATCGACCGCTACGCCGAATCCGGCAGCGGCGAAGTCTGGCTGTACGTGCAGGAATACGCGGCGCCGAAAACGATCGAGGCCGAGGCCGTGCAGCGGCGGCGCAGTGAAGCGCTGGCCGCGTTGCCGGCCGCGACCGGAGTTCCGAACGACCGCATCCACCTGCGCCAGCGGCGCCGCACCGTGCGCGGCGAGCAGTACGAGAAGTTAGGCAGCGACGAGGATTACCATCTGGTCGAGGAAGGCGGCCTGAAGTTCTGGGTCAACTTTTCCGACTATCTCGACACGGGGCTGTTTCTGGATCATCGCATCACGCGGCAGCGGCTGGGTGCGGCTGCGCAAGGCAAACGTTTCCTGAATCTGTTCGCCTACACCGGCAGCGCCACGGTGTACGCGGCCGCGGGCCGGGCGCGCTCCACCACCACCATCGACATGTCAGCGACTTACCTCGATTGGGCCCAGCGCAATCTGGCAGTCAACGGCTTCTCCGGCGACCAGCATGAATTCATCCAGGGCGACTGCATCGCCTGGCTGGAACACGCCGTGGAAGAGCGCTATCTGTTCGACCTGGTTTTTCTCGATCCGCCCACGTTTTCCAACAGCAAACGCATGGAGGACATCCTCGATGTGCAGCGCGATCACGCGCTGTTGATAGATCGCTGCATGGCCTTGCTGGCCCCCGGCGGGAAGCTGGTCTTCTCGAACAACGCGCAGAAGTTCAAGCTGGACGGGATGCTCGGCGAGCGCTACAAAGTCACCGACATTTCGCGCGCGACGCTGCCGAAGGATTTCGAACGCAATCCGCGCATTCATCAGTGTTACGAACTGGAGTCACGATCATGA
- a CDS encoding aldehyde dehydrogenase, with the protein MSATPGLSAADWQQRAAALQPRSQVFIDGRFVPAASGATFDNINPATGKSLGQVAAGEQVDIDRAVASARAAFKRGSWSQQPPKTRKKVLAKLADLMLVHKDELALLETLDMGKPISDSLAVDIPSAANCIRWYAEAVDKIYDEVAPTGPNALATITREPMGVVGAIVPWNFPLLMASWKIGPVLASGNSLVLKPSEKSPLTALRVAELAVEAGIPPGVFNVVPGFGHTAGKALALSMDVDCIAFTGSTATGKAVMQYAAQSNLKKVGLECGGKSPNIVLADCPDIDKAATAAAYAIFFNQGEMCSAGSRLLVEASIKDAMLEKIAVVGRTMVPGDPLDPATKLGAIVDETQMKRVLSFIDAGRDDGAQVALGGKRVRSDSGGFFVEPTVFDGVKPAMRIAREEIFGPVLATISFKTVEEAIQIANDVEYGLAAAVWTRDINVAHRTARALRAGTVYVNCYDADDITVPFGGFKQSGIGRDKSLHAFDKYTELKTTWIELS; encoded by the coding sequence ATGTCCGCAACTCCCGGTCTTTCCGCCGCCGATTGGCAGCAACGCGCCGCCGCGCTGCAGCCGCGCTCGCAGGTGTTCATCGACGGCCGCTTCGTGCCGGCCGCGAGCGGCGCCACGTTCGACAACATCAATCCGGCCACGGGTAAATCGCTGGGGCAGGTCGCGGCCGGCGAGCAGGTCGACATCGACCGCGCGGTGGCCAGCGCACGCGCCGCGTTCAAACGCGGCAGCTGGTCGCAGCAGCCGCCCAAGACGCGCAAGAAGGTACTCGCGAAGTTGGCCGATCTCATGCTGGTCCACAAGGACGAACTGGCATTGTTAGAGACATTGGACATGGGCAAACCCATCTCCGACAGTCTCGCCGTCGACATCCCTTCCGCCGCCAACTGCATCCGCTGGTATGCCGAAGCGGTCGACAAGATCTACGACGAAGTCGCGCCCACCGGGCCGAATGCGCTCGCCACGATCACGCGCGAGCCGATGGGTGTGGTCGGCGCCATCGTGCCGTGGAATTTCCCGCTGTTGATGGCCTCGTGGAAAATCGGCCCGGTGCTGGCCAGCGGCAATTCGCTGGTGCTCAAGCCTTCTGAGAAATCGCCGCTGACCGCGCTGCGTGTCGCCGAGCTCGCGGTTGAAGCGGGTATTCCGCCAGGCGTGTTCAACGTGGTGCCGGGCTTCGGGCACACCGCCGGCAAGGCGCTGGCACTGTCGATGGACGTCGACTGCATCGCGTTCACGGGCTCCACCGCCACCGGCAAGGCGGTCATGCAATACGCCGCGCAGTCGAACCTCAAGAAGGTCGGGCTCGAGTGCGGCGGCAAGTCACCCAACATCGTGCTGGCCGATTGCCCGGACATCGACAAGGCGGCCACCGCGGCGGCCTACGCGATTTTCTTCAACCAGGGCGAGATGTGTTCGGCCGGTTCGCGCCTGCTGGTCGAAGCGTCGATCAAGGACGCGATGCTGGAAAAAATCGCGGTAGTTGGACGCACGATGGTCCCGGGCGACCCGCTCGACCCGGCCACGAAGCTCGGCGCCATCGTCGATGAAACGCAGATGAAACGCGTGCTGTCGTTCATCGACGCGGGCCGTGACGATGGCGCGCAGGTTGCGCTCGGCGGCAAACGCGTGCGCAGCGACAGCGGCGGGTTTTTCGTTGAGCCCACGGTGTTCGACGGCGTGAAGCCGGCCATGCGTATCGCGCGCGAAGAGATCTTCGGGCCGGTGCTGGCGACTATCTCCTTCAAGACTGTGGAAGAGGCGATCCAGATCGCCAACGACGTCGAGTACGGGCTGGCCGCGGCCGTGTGGACGCGCGACATCAACGTCGCACACCGCACCGCGCGGGCGTTGCGTGCCGGCACGGTCTACGTGAACTGCTACGACGCCGACGACATCACCGTGCCGTTCGGCGGCTTCAAGCAGTCGGGTATCGGGCGCGACAAATCGCTGCACGCGTTCGACAAATACACCGAGCTCAAGACGACGTGGATCGAGCTGAGCTGA
- a CDS encoding S9 family peptidase, giving the protein MRTVRSAALGTALAFLASAASAAAPPESRRLHSIDVFQLEYADDTQISPDGSRIAYVRVSYDVMTDRARRNLWLVNADGTNNRPLLSGIRSFSSPRWSPDGTRIAYVSAAEGSPQLYVRWLDSGQTALLTNLTKSPDSITWSPDGKYLAFTQLVPANKPPLATPPPKPEGAVWAPPVKVIDTVTYRADGAGYLESGFDHIFVVSAEGGTARQLTEGDFFDAGPLSFTPDGTHIVFSANRGKDWEREPQNSEVFSVDIATQKLAVLTSRQGPDNSPVVSPDGRKIAYLGFDDKYQGYQVTHLYVMDIDGSNAREVSGAFDRDVENPRWAADGRGIFFSYDERGVKKLGLTTLEGKIRTLAEGLGGTDLGRPYTSGGYSVARNGRAAFSHNTPSRPADVGTAASGSPLRVLTALNDDALGNKTLGAVRELDWKSSKDQRAVQGWVIYPPDFDAAKKYPLILEIHGGPFAAYGPNYATELQLYAAAGYVVLYANPRGSTSYGEEFGNLIHHAYPGDDYDDLMSGVDALIAQGNVDANNLFVTGGSGGGVLTAWIVGKTDRFRAAVVAKPVINWSSFVLTSDASNFFYKYWFGAQPWEKPEEYWRRSPLSLVGNVKTPTMLITGEADYRTPIEESEQYYQALKLRNIDTLMVRIPEASHGGMVARPSNLIAKVDNILAWFERYRKKQGS; this is encoded by the coding sequence ATGAGAACCGTTCGCTCCGCCGCGCTTGGCACGGCCCTGGCATTCCTCGCCTCAGCCGCCAGCGCTGCCGCGCCGCCCGAGTCCCGGCGCTTGCATTCGATCGACGTCTTCCAGCTCGAATACGCCGACGACACGCAGATCTCCCCGGACGGCAGTCGCATCGCCTACGTGCGCGTCAGCTACGACGTCATGACCGATCGCGCCCGCCGCAACCTCTGGCTGGTGAACGCCGACGGCACTAACAACCGGCCGCTGCTGTCGGGAATCCGCAGCTTCAGCTCGCCGCGCTGGTCGCCCGACGGCACCCGCATCGCCTATGTCTCGGCGGCCGAGGGCAGCCCGCAGCTGTACGTACGCTGGCTGGATTCGGGCCAGACCGCATTGCTGACCAATCTCACCAAATCGCCGGATTCCATCACCTGGTCGCCGGACGGCAAGTACCTCGCTTTCACGCAGCTGGTGCCGGCTAACAAGCCACCGCTCGCCACGCCGCCGCCGAAACCCGAGGGCGCCGTGTGGGCGCCGCCCGTCAAGGTGATCGACACGGTTACCTACCGCGCCGATGGCGCCGGGTACCTCGAATCCGGCTTCGATCATATCTTCGTCGTCTCGGCGGAGGGCGGCACGGCGCGCCAGCTCACCGAGGGCGATTTCTTCGACGCCGGGCCGCTGTCGTTCACGCCCGACGGCACACACATCGTGTTCTCCGCCAATCGCGGCAAGGATTGGGAGCGGGAACCGCAGAACAGCGAGGTCTTCAGTGTCGACATCGCGACGCAGAAACTCGCGGTGCTCACCAGCCGTCAGGGGCCGGACAATTCGCCGGTGGTCTCGCCCGACGGCCGGAAAATCGCTTACCTCGGATTCGACGACAAATACCAGGGGTATCAGGTCACTCATCTTTATGTGATGGATATCGACGGGTCGAATGCCCGCGAAGTCAGCGGGGCGTTCGATCGCGACGTCGAAAACCCGCGCTGGGCCGCCGACGGCCGCGGCATCTTCTTCTCGTATGACGAACGCGGCGTGAAAAAACTTGGGCTCACGACGCTCGAGGGCAAGATCCGCACGTTGGCGGAAGGGTTGGGCGGCACCGACCTCGGGCGCCCGTACACCTCCGGAGGCTACAGCGTCGCGCGTAACGGCCGCGCGGCGTTCTCACACAACACCCCGTCGCGGCCGGCCGACGTGGGAACCGCCGCGAGCGGTTCGCCGCTGCGCGTGCTCACGGCGCTCAACGACGATGCACTCGGCAACAAGACGCTCGGCGCGGTGCGCGAACTCGACTGGAAATCCTCGAAGGACCAGCGCGCCGTGCAGGGCTGGGTGATTTATCCACCCGATTTCGATGCAGCGAAGAAATATCCGCTGATCCTCGAGATCCATGGCGGGCCGTTCGCCGCCTATGGGCCTAACTACGCGACCGAGCTGCAGCTGTACGCGGCCGCCGGTTATGTCGTGCTGTACGCCAATCCGCGCGGCAGCACGAGTTATGGCGAGGAATTCGGCAACCTGATCCACCACGCCTATCCGGGCGACGATTACGACGACCTGATGTCGGGCGTGGACGCGTTGATCGCGCAGGGCAACGTCGACGCCAACAACCTGTTCGTCACAGGTGGCTCGGGCGGCGGCGTGCTGACCGCCTGGATCGTGGGCAAGACAGATCGATTCCGCGCCGCGGTGGTCGCCAAACCGGTGATCAACTGGTCGAGCTTCGTGCTCACTTCGGATGCGAGCAATTTCTTCTACAAGTACTGGTTCGGGGCGCAGCCCTGGGAGAAGCCCGAGGAATATTGGCGGCGCTCGCCGTTGTCGCTGGTTGGGAACGTGAAGACGCCGACGATGCTGATCACGGGCGAGGCCGATTACCGCACGCCGATCGAGGAATCCGAGCAGTACTACCAGGCGCTCAAGCTGCGCAATATCGACACCTTGATGGTGCGTATCCCCGAGGCTTCGCATGGTGGCATGGTCGCGCGCCCGTCGAACCTGATCGCGAAGGTCGACAACATCCTCGCGTGGTTCGAGCGGTACCGGAAGAAACAAGGGAGCTAA
- a CDS encoding aspartate aminotransferase family protein encodes MAANPTSTASDLDAYWMPFTANRQFKGKPRMLAKAAGMYYETPDGRRILDGVAGLWCVNAGHGRKEITQAVARQLEVMDYAPPFQMGHPGAFDLANAIVKIAPPGLDHVFFTNSGSESVDTALKIALAWHRVKGDAARVRLLGRERGYHGVGFGGISVGGMVANRKAWPGAMIPGVDHLPHTHDLKRNAFSRGLPAHGAELADDLERLVALHDASTIAAVIVEPIAGSTGVVLPPQGYLQRLRQICDKHGILLIFDEVITGFGRTGSPFAAQEFGVTPDLITCAKGLTNGAIPMGAVLASKKIYDTFMQGPPGAIELFHGYTYSAHPVACAAGLATLSIYENEKLLTRARQTGVVFEQALHALRGLPHVIDIRNYGLVAGIELDPIAGSPGARAFGIYLKCFERGLLIRTTGDIIALSPALIIEPKHIEELFGILSQVLKDSA; translated from the coding sequence ATGGCCGCGAATCCTACGTCTACAGCATCCGATCTCGACGCCTACTGGATGCCGTTCACGGCGAACCGCCAGTTCAAGGGCAAGCCGCGCATGTTGGCGAAGGCTGCCGGCATGTACTACGAAACGCCCGACGGCCGCCGCATTCTCGACGGCGTCGCGGGACTGTGGTGCGTGAACGCGGGCCATGGCCGCAAGGAGATCACCCAGGCCGTCGCGCGCCAGCTCGAGGTCATGGATTACGCGCCGCCCTTCCAGATGGGGCATCCGGGGGCGTTCGATCTCGCCAACGCCATCGTGAAGATCGCGCCGCCGGGGCTCGATCATGTGTTCTTCACCAACTCGGGTTCGGAGTCGGTCGACACCGCGCTCAAGATCGCGCTGGCCTGGCACCGCGTGAAGGGTGACGCCGCGCGCGTGCGGTTGTTAGGCCGCGAGCGCGGCTACCATGGCGTGGGTTTCGGTGGCATCAGCGTCGGCGGCATGGTGGCGAATCGCAAGGCCTGGCCGGGCGCGATGATCCCGGGCGTCGACCATCTGCCGCACACACACGATCTCAAGCGCAACGCGTTCTCGCGCGGCTTGCCGGCGCACGGCGCCGAACTGGCGGACGATCTGGAGCGGCTGGTCGCGCTGCACGATGCCTCGACCATTGCTGCCGTCATCGTCGAACCGATCGCCGGGTCCACGGGCGTCGTGTTGCCGCCGCAGGGGTATCTGCAGCGGCTGCGCCAGATCTGCGACAAACACGGCATCCTGCTCATCTTCGACGAAGTGATCACAGGCTTCGGGCGTACCGGCTCGCCGTTCGCCGCGCAGGAATTCGGCGTCACGCCCGACCTGATCACCTGCGCGAAGGGGCTGACCAATGGCGCCATTCCCATGGGCGCGGTGCTGGCGTCGAAGAAGATCTACGACACGTTCATGCAGGGGCCGCCGGGCGCCATCGAGCTGTTCCACGGCTACACGTATTCGGCGCATCCGGTGGCCTGCGCCGCCGGCCTGGCCACGCTGTCTATCTACGAGAACGAGAAGCTGCTGACCCGCGCCAGGCAGACCGGCGTCGTGTTCGAGCAGGCGTTGCACGCGCTGCGCGGTCTGCCGCATGTCATCGACATCCGCAATTACGGGCTGGTCGCCGGCATCGAACTGGATCCGATCGCGGGCAGCCCGGGTGCGCGCGCCTTCGGCATCTATCTCAAGTGCTTCGAGCGCGGCCTGCTGATTCGCACGACCGGCGACATCATTGCGCTCTCGCCCGCGCTCATCATCGAGCCGAAACACATCGAGGAGCTGTTCGGAATCCTGTCGCAGGTATTGAAAGACTCCGCCTGA
- a CDS encoding exonuclease domain-containing protein has translation MDRAELTISPATPLAFVDIETTGGHAGVHRIIDVAVIGMTGDAVDFEWQSLVNPGVYVPAGITALTGIDNDMLVDAPRFEDIAAEIRKRLSGRVFVAHNVRFDYGFIRREFARMETQWRSPSMCTVRLSRALYPQMPRHNLDAVMEHHGIAMESRHRAMPDAQVLRLFWAKLRAAWSTDELQAAMDRASLRAMLPAALPADLADDLPETPGVYRFYGVREQGESLLYIGKANNLRERVLDHFRGGAARASKFAAQVRRVDWTQTAGELGALLLEAREIRQMQPAYNRPLRGGERLTWSFADAGPPQLVELDARVLRSGDAFGMYRSERDARRALEGLAREHQWCFRLLGLESGEGSCLGFQTGRCKGACVGKESLAVHLARVKLGLMPLRLKQWPYAGPMVLREGAAERTQYHVIDGWQHLATFDADDAAALPSARDWQRVAERLDFNMDGYRILTRHLADARLMPLPRADDSWT, from the coding sequence GTGGATCGAGCTGAGCTGACTATTTCTCCCGCTACGCCGCTGGCCTTCGTCGACATCGAAACGACGGGCGGCCATGCGGGGGTTCATCGCATCATCGATGTCGCCGTCATCGGCATGACCGGCGATGCCGTGGACTTCGAATGGCAGAGCCTGGTGAATCCGGGCGTGTATGTACCCGCCGGCATCACCGCGCTCACCGGCATCGATAACGACATGCTCGTCGACGCGCCGCGCTTCGAGGACATCGCCGCGGAGATTCGCAAACGCCTCTCCGGCCGCGTGTTCGTCGCGCACAACGTGCGCTTCGACTACGGATTCATCCGCCGTGAATTCGCCCGCATGGAAACGCAGTGGCGCAGCCCGTCGATGTGCACGGTGCGATTGTCCCGCGCGTTGTATCCGCAGATGCCGCGGCACAACCTGGATGCAGTGATGGAACACCATGGCATCGCGATGGAGAGCCGCCACCGTGCCATGCCCGATGCGCAGGTCCTGCGCCTGTTCTGGGCCAAACTACGCGCGGCTTGGAGCACGGACGAATTGCAGGCGGCCATGGATCGCGCGTCGTTGCGCGCCATGCTGCCGGCGGCGCTGCCTGCCGATCTGGCGGACGACCTGCCGGAAACACCCGGCGTGTACCGGTTTTACGGCGTGCGGGAGCAGGGCGAGTCACTCTTATATATAGGCAAGGCCAATAACCTGCGGGAACGGGTGCTCGATCATTTCCGCGGCGGCGCTGCCAGGGCATCGAAGTTTGCCGCGCAGGTGCGCCGGGTGGACTGGACGCAAACGGCCGGGGAACTGGGTGCACTGCTGCTCGAGGCGCGCGAGATCCGCCAGATGCAGCCTGCATACAACCGGCCGCTGCGCGGCGGCGAGCGGCTCACGTGGTCGTTCGCCGATGCCGGGCCCCCGCAGCTGGTCGAACTGGATGCGCGGGTGCTGCGCTCTGGCGATGCATTCGGCATGTACCGCAGCGAACGCGACGCACGCCGGGCGCTCGAAGGCCTCGCGCGCGAACACCAGTGGTGCTTCAGGTTGTTAGGCCTGGAGAGCGGCGAGGGGTCGTGCCTCGGTTTTCAGACGGGCCGATGCAAGGGCGCCTGCGTGGGCAAGGAATCACTTGCCGTGCATCTGGCGCGCGTGAAGCTGGGCCTCATGCCGCTGCGCCTCAAACAATGGCCGTACGCGGGCCCGATGGTGCTGCGGGAAGGCGCCGCGGAACGTACGCAATACCACGTCATAGACGGCTGGCAGCATCTCGCCACGTTCGATGCCGATGACGCTGCCGCGTTGCCGTCCGCTCGCGACTGGCAGCGTGTGGCGGAGCGGCTGGATTTCAACATGGACGGCTACCGGATTCTCACGCGACACCTGGCGGATGCGCGGCTGATGCCACTGCCGCGCGCGGACGACTCGTGGACGTAA
- a CDS encoding OsmC family protein: MIKKGSASWKGGLKDGVGAVSTETGVLKNAPYGFKARFEDGPGTNPEELIAAAHAACFTMALSAGLGKDGFTADSIETSAAVRLEKVGDGFAITHSDLICIAKVPNISEAKFAEIAEITKSGCPVSKVLNAKISLVAKLG, from the coding sequence ATGATCAAGAAGGGTTCCGCCAGCTGGAAGGGTGGATTGAAAGATGGCGTCGGCGCGGTCTCCACGGAAACCGGCGTGCTCAAGAACGCGCCCTATGGTTTCAAGGCGCGTTTCGAGGACGGCCCGGGTACGAATCCCGAGGAGCTCATCGCCGCCGCGCACGCCGCGTGTTTCACGATGGCGCTGTCGGCCGGCCTCGGCAAGGATGGCTTCACGGCCGATTCCATCGAGACCTCGGCCGCCGTGCGGCTGGAGAAGGTGGGTGACGGCTTCGCCATCACGCACAGCGATCTCATCTGCATTGCCAAGGTGCCCAACATTTCCGAAGCGAAGTTCGCGGAGATCGCCGAGATCACCAAGTCAGGCTGCCCGGTGTCGAAGGTGCTGAACGCGAAGATCTCGCTGGTTGCCAAGCTCGGCTAA
- a CDS encoding cupin domain-containing protein, with amino-acid sequence MSIDVGARLKHVREVHGLSQRELARRAGVTNGLISLIEQNRVSPSVGSLKKVLDGVPLSMAEFFTLDVTSAQQVFYGAEELVEIGGEGASLRLVAAQRPGRQLTVLHERYEPGAATGEDMLSHRGEEGGVVVRGTVELTVGGQTRVLAAGDAYYFASATPHRFRNVGREVCEIISASTPPTF; translated from the coding sequence ATGAGCATCGACGTCGGAGCGCGCCTCAAACACGTACGCGAAGTGCACGGCCTGTCGCAACGCGAACTGGCGCGCCGCGCGGGCGTCACGAATGGCCTCATTTCGCTGATAGAACAGAACCGCGTCAGCCCGTCGGTGGGCTCGCTCAAGAAAGTGCTCGATGGCGTGCCACTGTCGATGGCCGAATTCTTCACGCTCGACGTGACCAGCGCCCAGCAGGTGTTCTACGGCGCCGAAGAGCTGGTCGAGATCGGCGGTGAGGGCGCATCCCTGCGGCTCGTGGCCGCGCAGCGACCGGGCCGGCAGCTCACGGTGCTGCACGAGCGTTATGAGCCGGGTGCCGCGACGGGTGAGGACATGTTGTCCCACCGCGGCGAGGAGGGAGGCGTGGTGGTCCGCGGCACCGTGGAGCTCACGGTTGGCGGCCAGACGCGTGTGTTGGCGGCGGGCGACGCGTACTACTTCGCCAGTGCGACGCCGCATCGTTTTCGCAATGTCGGCCGCGAGGTGTGTGAGATCATCTCGGCCTCCACCCCGCCGACGTTCTGA
- a CDS encoding MATE family efflux transporter, with product MKNLSVGSIPGHVAAMSIQMFIGMVVQVAYFVTDLKFVSMLGNEMAAGFSAAGNLWFAVLALTQILNVGTAAMVSHAVGAQQHERANLVFNQSLMLSVFMGIFVVVLLYAVATPYMHLEAADAVVAQAGIDYLLGVTPGLGIQFLMISMFATLRGTGIVKPTMIIQFITVGLNILFAAVLTIGWLTGKPYGPFGAGLATTLATIVGVIISAYYFHRHEKYVSFHREQLKPRSEVWKRLFFIGLPIGLEFMFMSLVMAVMYWAIRKFGADAQAGLAEGQGALRLIMLPAMAVAFAAAPIAGQNFGARKPERVRETFNWTVGLSVGIMLTLTLFCQFGSHLLMNIFTHEEAVVSVGATMLMITSWNFAANGIIFSCSSMFQGLGNTWPTISSSVIRVFVFIVPVVWLSTRADFRLVDVWHLSVASMFLQAIVSFALLRREFRKKLVVAPALAA from the coding sequence ATGAAAAACTTGAGCGTTGGTTCGATTCCGGGACACGTGGCGGCGATGTCCATCCAGATGTTCATCGGCATGGTCGTGCAGGTGGCGTACTTCGTCACCGACCTGAAGTTCGTCTCCATGCTCGGCAACGAAATGGCCGCGGGGTTCAGCGCCGCCGGCAATCTCTGGTTCGCCGTGCTGGCGCTCACGCAGATCCTGAACGTCGGCACCGCCGCGATGGTTTCGCATGCCGTCGGTGCGCAGCAGCACGAACGCGCGAACCTGGTCTTCAACCAGTCGTTGATGTTGTCGGTGTTCATGGGAATCTTCGTCGTCGTGCTGCTGTACGCGGTGGCGACTCCGTACATGCACCTCGAAGCGGCCGATGCCGTCGTCGCGCAGGCGGGCATCGACTATCTGCTGGGCGTGACGCCGGGACTCGGGATCCAGTTCCTGATGATCTCGATGTTCGCAACGCTGCGCGGCACCGGCATCGTGAAGCCGACGATGATCATCCAGTTCATCACGGTCGGGCTGAACATCCTGTTCGCCGCCGTGCTCACGATCGGCTGGCTGACCGGCAAGCCGTACGGTCCGTTCGGCGCGGGCCTCGCCACCACGCTCGCGACCATCGTCGGTGTGATCATCAGCGCGTACTACTTCCATCGCCACGAGAAATACGTGTCGTTCCACCGCGAGCAACTCAAGCCCAGGTCGGAGGTGTGGAAAAGGTTGTTCTTCATCGGGCTACCCATCGGCCTCGAGTTCATGTTCATGTCGCTCGTCATGGCCGTCATGTACTGGGCCATCCGCAAGTTCGGCGCGGACGCGCAGGCGGGATTGGCCGAAGGGCAGGGCGCCTTGCGGCTGATCATGTTGCCCGCGATGGCGGTTGCTTTCGCGGCGGCGCCGATCGCAGGTCAGAATTTCGGCGCGCGCAAGCCGGAACGGGTGCGCGAGACGTTCAACTGGACCGTGGGATTGAGCGTCGGAATCATGCTGACGCTCACGCTGTTCTGCCAGTTCGGCTCGCACCTGCTCATGAACATCTTCACGCACGAAGAGGCGGTGGTGAGCGTGGGCGCGACGATGCTCATGATCACGTCGTGGAACTTCGCGGCGAACGGGATCATCTTCAGCTGCTCGTCGATGTTCCAGGGATTGGGAAATACCTGGCCGACGATCAGCTCGAGCGTGATCCGGGTGTTCGTGTTCATCGTGCCCGTGGTGTGGCTATCTACCCGGGCGGATTTCAGGCTGGTGGACGTGTGGCACCTGTCGGTGGCCAGCATGTTCCTGCAGGCCATCGTCAGCTTCGCGCTGCTGCGCAGGGAGTTCCGGAAGAAGCTGGTGGTGGCGCCCGCCCTGGCAGCCTGA